A region of Deltaproteobacteria bacterium DNA encodes the following proteins:
- a CDS encoding Rieske 2Fe-2S domain-containing protein, whose protein sequence is MADSKAATGSSTLSSYQQLLDDLPRTGPGTKGGEMLRRYWHPVCVAEDLKDIPIAVRMLSEDLVVFRDGQGRPGLLGIRCPHRLASLEYGQVREDGLMCSYHGWRFDVRGHCIDTPIEPAGSDLKTRIRHLWYPAQEWGGVIWTYMGPEKENPPPLPKIDVLARTDGEPRVVAGDFRNYNYLNWMENFADMGHAVILHGLLVRDLPDELKPYSDLTIKNWAPLPMEFVETDYGMKTVSVLDTGDPAIKFVNTWALAMPIHWRFSGVRSGFPPDFTDERQEGGGMIRIIDDTHFELFRYNLFRRGNFPGTFLFGLPPGLRGPGECKPYDNRRYAGWEGIPALEDLVIQESQGEIPERRLEHLGTSDRGVIMMRRLWHRAMADVAEGKDPRGVWRENKKMLEVDTFHGHVKASELKIAPENMPSSCDGRGLLRDQKGNLIFP, encoded by the coding sequence ATGGCCGATAGCAAAGCTGCAACCGGGAGTAGCACTCTCAGTTCCTACCAACAACTACTCGATGATTTGCCGCGCACCGGCCCGGGCACCAAGGGCGGCGAGATGCTGCGGCGCTACTGGCATCCGGTCTGTGTCGCGGAAGACCTCAAGGACATTCCCATCGCTGTGCGCATGCTGAGCGAAGACTTGGTGGTGTTTCGCGATGGTCAGGGGCGGCCCGGGCTGTTGGGGATTCGCTGCCCGCATCGTTTGGCGTCGTTGGAATATGGCCAGGTTCGTGAGGACGGTCTCATGTGTTCCTATCACGGCTGGCGGTTTGACGTGCGCGGTCACTGCATCGATACGCCGATTGAGCCGGCCGGTAGCGATCTCAAGACTCGCATCAGGCATCTCTGGTATCCCGCGCAGGAGTGGGGTGGGGTGATCTGGACTTATATGGGGCCGGAGAAAGAAAACCCGCCGCCGCTGCCGAAGATCGACGTGTTGGCCCGCACCGACGGCGAGCCGCGGGTGGTGGCGGGGGATTTCCGCAATTACAACTATCTCAACTGGATGGAAAACTTCGCCGACATGGGCCATGCGGTGATCTTGCATGGCTTGTTGGTCAGAGATTTGCCGGATGAGCTCAAACCTTACAGCGATCTCACGATCAAAAATTGGGCGCCGCTGCCGATGGAGTTTGTCGAAACCGACTACGGCATGAAGACCGTTTCGGTGCTCGATACCGGCGATCCGGCAATCAAGTTCGTCAACACCTGGGCTTTGGCCATGCCGATTCACTGGCGTTTTTCTGGTGTGCGCTCAGGGTTTCCGCCCGATTTCACCGACGAGCGACAGGAGGGCGGCGGCATGATCCGCATCATCGACGATACCCACTTCGAGTTGTTCCGCTATAATCTGTTTCGTAGGGGCAATTTCCCCGGTACGTTCTTGTTCGGCCTGCCGCCAGGACTGCGCGGCCCCGGTGAATGCAAACCCTACGACAATCGCAGGTATGCTGGTTGGGAGGGGATCCCGGCCCTGGAAGATCTCGTCATCCAAGAGTCCCAGGGAGAGATTCCCGAGCGCCGCTTGGAGCACTTGGGCACCTCCGATCGTGGCGTCATCATGATGCGCCGGCTCTGGCACAGGGCGATGGCGGATGTAGCTGAAGGGAAGGATCCCAGGGGGGTATGGCGAGAAAATAAAAAGATGCTTGAGGTTGATACATTTCACGGCCACGTCAAAGCCAGTGAGTTGAAGATCGCCCCTGAGAACATGCCATCGTCGTGCGACGGGCGGGGCCTTTTGCGCGATCAAAAGGGCAATCTGATCTTTCCATAG